In Solanum pennellii chromosome 7, SPENNV200, the following are encoded in one genomic region:
- the LOC107026344 gene encoding uncharacterized protein LOC107026344 has translation MQSTSITPLHTCPILSHFHSINLNNKKSLKLSIRKSKCCCFILSSTHSCSKDQEKPQNNSYSIDPDRQKNPIINWEEFYSSIQEQEERTQYNEEEEEDEPEFELPDHSGIRTNMWWTDLKAALGQRINVEGIVSSLGVFSKDKHLAIPHVSVPDIRYIDWAELKKRGFEGVVFDKDNTITVPYSLSLWSPLASSIDQCKSLFGNNIAVYSNSAGLDEYDPDGRKARILERAIGIKVIKHGLKKPAGTAEEIEKQFGCESSRLIMVGDRPFTDIVYGNRNGFLTILTEPLSCAEEPLIVQQVRVLEVALVNRWSSQGMKPTTHTLLPDCQQCVKDDPL, from the exons ATGCAGTCTACCTCAATTACTCCACTCCATACTTGCCCAATTCTTAGCCATTTTCACTCCATTAATCTCAACAACAAGAAAAGTTTGAAACTTTCTATCAGAAAATCAAAGTGTTGTTGTTTTATTCTCAGTTCTACACATAGTTGCAGCAAAGACCAAGAAAAACCCCAAAACAATAGCTACAGTATCGACCCAGATCGACAGAAGAATCCCATAATAAATTGGGAAGAATTTTATTCTTCTATTCAAGAACAAGAAGAGAGAACCCAGTACAAcgaggaggaggaagaagacGAGCCGGAATTTGAGCTTCCAGATCATTCAGGCATTAGAACAAACATGTGGTGGACTGACTTGAAAGCTGCATTGGGTCAGAGGATTAATGTGGAAGGGATTGTTTCTTCATTAGGGGTTTTCTCTAAAGACAAGCATTTGGCGATCCCACATGTTAGTGTGCCGGATATAAGGTATATTGATTGGGCTGAGCTAAAGAAAAGAGGGTTTGAAGGTGTGGTGTTTGATAAGGATAATACCATTACTGTTCCTTATTCTTTGAGCTTGTGGTCTCCCTTAGCTTCTTCTATTGATCAGTGCAAATCTCTGTTTGGTAACAATATTGCAGTGTATAGCAACTCAGCAG GATTAGATGAATATGACCCTGATGGTAGAAAAGCCAGAATTCTCGAACGTGCTATTGGAATTAAAGTCATTAAGCATG GGCTGAAGAAGCCAGCTGGAACAGCTGAAGAAATTGAAAAGCAATTTGGTTGTGAATCGTCAAGACTTATTATG GTGGGTGATAGGCCGTTTACAGACATAGtttatggtaacagaaatggtTTTCTTACTATTTTGACAGAGCCATTAAGTTGTGCAGAAGAACCATTAATTGTACAGCAG GTCAGGGTACTTGAGGTGGCCCTTGTGAACAGATGGTCTAGCCAGGGGATGAAGCCAACCACTCACACACTTCTTCCTGATTGCCAGCAGTGTGTAAAAGACGATCcgctttag
- the LOC107026076 gene encoding protodermal factor 1-like translates to MAKQRSSQSSRILWAAFAAMLLQNLVIPVVSFASFEEEKNYYTPDPHTGSPPTGSSTPPYHATPSHGSGSHESKPPANCGNPPKGGQHHDPTPASPSGGYYPHPPSTPTPTPSTPSTPTIVTPPTTPIIDPGTPSTPATPTPSPPFTCDYWRTHPGLIWGLFGWWGNVGSAFGVASAPGLGSNMNLLQALSNQHTDGLGQLYREGTASLLNSMVSKRFSYSTTQVKNNFATALSSDSAAAAQAQLFKLANQGRLKPSA, encoded by the exons ATGGCAAAACAGAGAAGCAGCCAGAGTTCTCGAATTCTGTGGGCCGCATTTGCTGCAATGCTCTTGCAGAATTTGGTCATTCCCGTCGTGTCTTTTGCTTcatttgaagaagagaaaaactaCTACACTCCTGATCCACATACCGGAAGTCCACCAACAG GTTCAAGCACACCACCCTATCATGCAACTCCATCTCATGGAAGCGGTAGCCATGAAAGCAAACCACCAGCAAACTGTGGCAACCCTCCAAAAGGAGGGCAGCATCATGACCCTACCCCAGCTTCTCCTTCAGGTGGCTACTATCCCCACCCTCCAAGTACACCTACACCTACACCTAGTACCCCATCCACACCCACTATTGTAACCCCACCAACTACTCCTATCATTGACCCTGGCACTCCAAGCACTCCTGCGACCCCAACACCATCACCTCCTTTTACATGCGA TTACTGGAGGACTCACCCGGGACTGATATGGGGCTTGTTTGGTTGGTGGGGAAATGTTGGTAGTGCATTTGGCGTGGCTAGTGCTCCAGGGCTCGGCTCAAACATGAACTTGCTGCAAGCACTTTCAAACCAACATACCGATGGACTTGGGCAACTCTACAGGGAAGGCACAGCTTCTTTGCTGAACTCCATGGTTAGCAAGAGATTCAGTTACAGCACCACCCAAGTCAAGAACAATTTTGCTACAGCACTCAGCTCAGACAGCGCTGCAGCAGCTCAGGCTCAGTTGTTCAAGTTAGCCAACCAGGGTCGGCTCAAGCCCAGCGCTTGA
- the LOC107026346 gene encoding probable xyloglucan endotransglucosylase/hydrolase protein 16, whose product MANSHLLLISIVLMGNLVAVLEAGNFNDLTEITWGDGRGKILDGGQGLSLSLDNYSGSGFQSKNEYLYGRFDMQLKLVPKNSAGTVTTFFLSSQGEGHDEIDFEFLGNVTGEPYTVHTNVYSQGKGNKEQQFHLWFDPTAAFHTYTIVWNANRIVFLVDQIPIRVYNNHESIGIAYPKSQPMKVYCSLWNADEWATQGGRVKTDWTQAPFTAYYRNINIDGCVVKSGASSCASRSTESTNSAKPWETHELDAKGRNRVRWVQSKHMVYNYCADSKRFPQGYSQECKRSRF is encoded by the exons atggctaattctcatttacttttaatttcCATTGTATTAATGGGCAATTTAGTGGCTGTATTAGAAGCTGGTAATTTTAATGACCTTACAGAAATCACTTGGGGTGATGGACGTGGTAAAATATTAGATGGAGGTCAAGGTCTCTCTTtgtcacttgataattattccGGGTCAGGTTTTCAATCGAAAAATGAATATCTCTATGGAAGATTCGACATGCAACTCAAACTTGTCCCTAAAAACTCTGCTGGCACTGTCACCACATTCTTT ctaTCGTCACAAGGAGAAGGACACGATGAGATCGATTTCGAGTTCTTGGGAAATGTGACTGGTGAGCCTTATACGGTGCACACCAATGTTTATTCTCAAGGAAAAGGAAACAAAGAACAACAATTTCACCTTTGGTTCGATCCAACTGCAGCATTTCACACTTACACCATTGTTTGGAACGCTAACCGCATAGT GTTTTTGGTGGATCAGATTCCAATTAGAGTATACAACAACCATGAGAGCATTGGAATTGCATACCCCAAAAGTCAACCAATGAAAGTCTATTGTAGTTTATGGAATGCAGATGAATGGGCTACACAAGGTGGTAGAGTCAAAACTGATTGGACACAAGCACCATTTACCGCCTATTATAGAAACATCAACATTGATGGCTGTGttgttaaatcaggcgcttccTCATGTGCCTCACGGTCTACTGAATCCACGAATAGTGCTAAGCCGTGGGAGACACATGAGCTTGATGCTAAGGGTCGGAACAGGGTCCGATGGGTACAGAGCAAACATATGGTTTATAATTATTGCGCGGATTCTAAGAGGTTTCCTCAAGGATATTCACAAGAGTGTAAACGATCCaggttttaa
- the LOC107025617 gene encoding taxadiene 5-alpha hydroxylase — protein MAIDMNFPLSNFTLLLSSIFFIIFFSILLKQYYKNVHKNHITKKKLPPGEMGLPWLGETIEFYKSQKKNKLFEEFVEPRIEKYGKTFKTRLMGEPTIVVCGAKANMFFMSNEFKLVISSWPTSSVELMGKNSIMEKKGDIHRFLRGIISSSLTSTSLDNMVPKICNTIQSHLYINCTSHGQVDRTIKLYHLTKSLTFKIVFECFLGIVVKPGLLETFEGVLEGAFSPPFKFPGSKFSRATSARTKVQKFLVEVIREKRDEIEFGRVKNEERKLDESLLSRLVKAMIRGEVSEDEVVDNVVLLVFAAHDTTSFAIAMTFRMLAQHPTCYSLLLQEHANIMSNKRLDEGLSLEDTKKMKYTWQVARESMRLFPPIFGSFRKAIADIEFDGFTIPKGWKVLWTTYGTHNSPEYFKEPQNFDPSRFEEPVQPYAFIPFGGGPRLCAGYQLAKLNILIFVHYVVTKYNWSLVDHDEPIVMDPLPFPSKGMPIKISPKF, from the exons ATGGCTATAGATATGAACTTTCCTCTTTCTAATTTCaccttattattatcatcaatctttttcataattttcttttccattttattgAAACAATATTACAAAAATGTCCACAAAAATCATATTACCAAGAAAAAACTTCCACCAGGAGAAATGGGGCTACCATGGCTAGGTGAAACCATAGAATTTTACAAATctcaaaaaaagaacaaattattCGAAGAATTCGTCGAGCCGCGTATCGAAAAATATGGGAAAACATTCAAAACAAGACTCATGGGTGAACCAACCATAGTTGTATGTGGAGCAAAAGCCAATATGTTCTTTATGTCTAATGAATTCAAATTGGTAATAAGTTCTTGGCCTACTTCATCAGTTGAACTTATGGGAAAAAATTCAATTATGGAGAAAAAAGGCGATATACATCGTTTCCTACGTGGCATAATTTCATCGAGTCTTACATCTACTAGTCTAGATAACATGGTGCCCAAAATTTGTAACACAATTCAATCACATTTGTACATAAATTGTACTAGTCATGGTCAAGTAGACCGTACGATTAAGCTTTATCATCTTACGAAATCTTTGACGTTTAAAATAGTATTTGAGTGTTTTTTAGGGATCGTAGTGAAACCAGGGTTACTTGAAACTTTTGAAGGAGTCTTAGAAGGGGCTTTTTCGCCACCTTTTAAGTTTCCAGGGTCAAAATTTTCGAGGGCTACAAGTGCAAGGACGAAAGTGCAAAAATTTCTTGTTGAGGTTATTAGGGAGAAGAGAGACGAGATTGAATTTGGGCGggttaaaaatgaagaaaggaAATTAGATGAGTCATTGCTTTCGCGATTAGTGAAAGCAATGATTCGTGGTGAAGTTAGTGAAGATGAAGTTGTTGATAATGTAGTTTTGTTAGTGTTTGCTGCACATGATACAACTTCTTTTGCTATTGCTATGACATTTAGGATGTTAGCTCAACATCCCACTTGCTATTCTCTCCTCCTTCAAG AACATGCTAATATAATGAGCAACAAAAGACTAGATGAGGGACTATCTTTGGAagacacaaaaaaaatgaaatatacatGGCAAGTTGCTAGGGAAAGTATGAGGCTTTTTCCTCCTATATTTGGTTCATTTAGAAAAGCAATTGCTGACATTGAATTTGATGGATTCACTATTCCAAAAGGTTGGAAG GTATTGTGGACAACATATGGTACACATAATAGTCCAGAGTATTTTAAAGAGCCTCAAAATTTTGATCCAAGTAGATTTGAAGAGCCTGTTCAACCATATGCATTTATACCATTTGGAGGAGGTCCAAGATTGTGTGCTGGGTACCAATTGGCAAAGTTAAATATTCTTATATTTGTTCATTATGTTGTGACAAAATATAACTGGTCTTTGGTAGATCATGATGAACCAATTGTCATGGATCCCCTTCCTTTCCCTTCTAAAGGGATGCCAATTAAAATTTCTCCCAAGTTTTAA
- the LOC107026075 gene encoding uncharacterized protein LOC107026075: MFKRENRMLKQRNNAQSIQMPVITMFFVLICVLVWVLCRETGEKSDSLSGLVKENLSSFSFSVKLDPTVEFRNETDLIWQIPDSPKAILFLAHGCNGKAANFWDRSPKCPNCVGLPEERLIVLNALARRFAVLAVSSAGRCWSIEEERLIVKDIIEWWVVKQKVQSLPIVALGASSGGYFVSVLATDLRFSSITIMIAEGVFDRMDIQKSYPPTLFVHMPKDKRRSVRIARYLTLLQGKGIDVAEVKCMEFALSPNLLSDRIPGLDLATSVKLYSLFQEKDFVDTKGFMRNDGRAIQWKEALKEREIILPDKSIANHIQEEMNLAFAYHEMTSLQSEQIFNWFETHMS, translated from the coding sequence ATGTTCAAACGCGAAAACAGGATGCTGAAGCAAAGAAATAATGCCCAGAGTATACAAATGCCTGTTATTACtatgttttttgttttgatttgtgTTCTAGTTTGGGTTTTGTGTAGGGAAACTGGAGAAAAATCTGATTCGTTGTCTGGTTTAGTGAAGGAAAATTTGAGTAGTTTTAGCTTTTCGGTTAAGTTAGACCCGACTGTGGAGTTCAGAAATGAAACAGATTTAATATGGCAAATACCGGACTCACCCAAGGCAATTCTGTTTCTGGCACATGGTTGTAATGGTAAAGCGGCGAACTTTTGGGACAGATCACCTAAGTGTCCGAATTGTGTGGGTTTACCTGAAGAAAGGCTTATCGTCCTTAATGCCTTAGCTAGGAGATTTGCTGTTCTTGCGGTGTCTAGTGCTGGGAGGTGCTGGTCGATCGAAGAGGAAAGGTTGATCGTTAAAGATATTATCGAATGGTGGGTTGTGAAACAAAAGGTTCAAAGTCTGCCTATTGTAGCTTTGGGTGCTTCATCTGGTGGATATTTTGTTTCAGTCCTTGCAACTGATTTAAGATTCAGTAGCATAACAATAATGATTGCTGAGGGAGTGTTTGATCGAATGGACATTCAGAAGAGTTACCCTCCTACTCTTTTTGTGCACATGCCCAAAGATAAAAGGAGAAGTGTGAGAATAGCCAGATACTTGACACTCCTGCAGGGTAAAGGCATTGATGTTGCAGAGGTCAAGTGCATGGAGTTTGCATTGTCACCTAATCTATTATCTGATAGGATTCCTGGTCTTGATCTAGCTACCTCTGTGAAGTTGTATAGTCTGTTCCAGGAAAAGGATTTTGTTGATACAAAAGGTTTCATGAGAAATGACGGGCGTGCAATACAATGGAAGGAAGCTCTCAAAGAGAGAGAGATTATTCTCCCGGACAAGTCCATAGCAAATCACATTCAAGAAGAAATGAACCTTGCGTTTGCTTATCATGAAATGACCAGTTTGCAGTCTGAGCAAATCTTTAACTGGTTTGAAACTCATATGAGCTGA
- the LOC107024067 gene encoding probable galacturonosyltransferase 15, whose translation MMKFYISATGIKKLTISSSVAVTSGRGGVGLPVIMKGKGLPSVTRRISYRTLLLPAVLVLGLLLTLLFFRITFIMLESAAFCSSPIGCLGWRIFGGSDSTLIREELMRALLEATNDGDNGKERSSTSLPSSFNDLVKDMTSNGQDIKAFAFKTKAMIMKMEQMVESARQSESIFWHLASHGVPKGIHCLSLKLAEEYAENAAARSRLPSPQYVSHLIDPSFHHVVLLTDNVLAASVVVSSTIKSSSIPERLVFHIVTDKKTYTAMHAWFAVNSVNSAVLEVRGLHQYDWSHEVNIGIKEMIEIHRLICSHKLDSMKRENIPNKYEHEKDLQHLRPSCTSLLNHLRIYIPELFPDLNKIVFLDDDTVVQHDLSSLWELDLNGKVVGAAFDSSCGDDCCPGRKYKDYFNFTSPIISSKLDYDRCGWLYGMNVFDLQAWRKTNITATYHHWLKLNLNSGFELWNPGALPPSLIAFEGHVHRIDPSWHIAGLGYRSIIDVTQSVLEDGPVVHFSGPAKPWLEIGPPEIRSLWSRHVNMSNEFIRKCGIME comes from the exons ATGATGAAGTTTTATATATCGGCGACGGGGATTAAAAAACTGACTATATCGAGTTCCGTCGCTGTTACTAGCGGCAGAGGTGGCGTAGGGTTGCCGGTTATTATGAAAGGGAAAGGATTACCGTCGGTGACTCGCCGGATATCTTACCGGACGTTGTTATTGCCGGCCGTTTTGGTTCTCGGTTTACTTTTAACCTTACTGTTTTTCAGAATTACCTTTATCATGCTCGAATCTGCCGCTTTTTGCTCTTCCCCTATCG GGTGTCTAGGATGGAGGATTTTCGGCGGGAGTGACTCAACTTTG ATCAGAGAAGAGTTGATGCGCGCATTGTTGGAGGCAACAAATGATGGTGACAATGGAAAAGAGAGGAGCTCAACTTCATTACCATCCTCATTCAATGATCTTGTGAAGGACATGACTTCAAATGGACAAGACATCAAGGCTTTCGCTTTCAAAACTAAAGCTATG ATAATGAAGATGGAGCAAATGGTAGAATCAGCAAGGCAAAGTGAGTCTATTTTTTGGCACTTAGCTTCTCACGGTGTACCAAAGGGCATACATTGCCTATCCCTCAAGTTAGCTGAAGAATATGCTGAAAATGCTGCTGCACGTTCTCGCTTGCCTTCACCCCAATATGTTTCCCACCTCATCGACCCTTCCTTCCATCATGTAGTTCTTTTAACGGACAATGTGCTTGCTGCGTCTGTTGTAGTTTCCTCAACCATTAAAAGCTCCAGTATCCCAGAAAGATTGGTGTTTCATATAGTTACTGATAAGAAGACATACACAGCAATGCATGCATGGTTTGCTGTAAACTCTGTTAATTCGGCTGTCTTAGAAGTAAGAGGATTGCATCAGTATGATTGGTCTCATGAGGTGAATATCGGGATTAAGGAGATGATAGAGATTCATAGATTGATCTGTAGTCACAAGCTTGACAGCATGAAAAGGGAAAATATTCCAAACAAGTATGAACATGAAAAAGATTTGCAGCATCTACGGCCTAGCTGTACATCCCTCTTGAATCATCTGCGCATCTATATCCCCGAG CTTTTTCCAGACCTGAACAAGATTGTATTTTTGGACGATGATACTGTAGTACAGCATGATTTATCGTCTCTGTGGGAACTTGATCTCAACGGGAAAGTTGTTGGTGCAGCTTTTGACTCGAGTTGTGGAGATGACTGTTGCCCTGGAAGAAAGTACAAGGATTACTTTAATTTTACGAGTCCTATTATATCATCTAAGTTGGATTATGATCGTTGCGGATGGCTTTATGGAATGAATGTCTTTGATCTCCAGGCTTGGAGGAAGACTAACATCACTGCAACTTACCATCACTGGCTTAAACTT AACCTGAACTCTGGTTTCGAATTGTGGAATCCTGGAGCACTTCCACCTTCTCTAATTGCTTTTGAGGGTCATGTGCACCGGATTGATCCTTCATGGCACATTGCTGGTTTAGGTTATCGATCCATTATTGATGTCACACAATCTGTACTGGAAGATGGACCAGTTGTACATTTCAGTGGACCAGCCAAGCCATGGCTTGAGATTGGGCCCCCTGAGATACGAAGCTTGTGGAGCCGCCATGTAAATATGTCAAATGAATTCATTAGGAAATGTGGAATCATGGAGTGA